TCCCTGTGCATGTGTCTCTCTGTATACATCGAATCCTACCTACATTTGTTTACATTTCCTCCAGTGGTCTGACTAGCTGAACACAGTGGTCAGGAATAATATCCAAGAGAGGCCAGGAAAAGTTTCCTGTTTGTGGAGATATCCTTCCTCTAAGGAACTGATCTGCCTGGGTACTGGGTTGGGGGAAAGGAGCGAGTGAGACAGGTtaataggagaaaagagaaagagaaagagaaagaatatgtgtgtgtttgtgtgtgtgtgatcttctCTCCCAAGTAGATCTGTTTTATTCTTGGCCCTAAACCTGTCAGCACTGAAATTGTCAAAAAATTGTATTCTATACATACTTTACTTAATTTTGTTATATTCAACATAAGGCAAAGACTCTCCTTTTCCAATTTTATGTATAGCTTGATctcttttgtttgaaaaatatttgtctcctttaaaagcagagttgTAATGTTGTTCACTCACAGGATGCAATACTAGCGAGAATGAAAGTTTAGCACTGAAATGGCTCAGAGGTAGGATGTAAGAATCTTTTTCATTGACATCAGGGAAATGAGGACAAACAAGACAAGGCAGAGAATCTGAGGGGGAGATGCATTCAATCACAGCAAGAGCTCAAGTAGAGAGCATTACTGAGTTTAGGAGTAAGGCTGTGTAAGGAGAGAGCAAATTCTCAAAAATGTAATCCTTGTACAAGAAGTATTAACATCATTTGAGAACTTGTTAAAATGAAAGTTGTCAGGCCCCATCCTGTCCTAGTGAATCAGAAACTGAATGTGGGCCCAGCAACCTGTTCTAACAGACTTTCCGTGTGTTTCTGATACATGctgaaatttgagaaccactatgTAGATGATAGAGCAGTAGATTCTGGGTTAATGAAGGGTATGTTTGAAACAGGTTCTCAGTTTGGAAGGATTTCAGTAGGATCAGAAATTAATTGAACATGGTTTGGATACAGGGTTAAGAATGATATTTGTAGTGATAATTGGCACTTGAAGCTGACTTATAGGTGATGTTTCATCTGGAAAAGCAGGATTGGATTTAAGCATCTGGGAGGCTTTTGAAAGAGGCCTGGGATGGGCAGGAAAATGGTggagaatattattcaggcatgaTATGAAGCGGAGTGACTTGGGAGAAAAAGAGGGCACTGGGTGGTAGCAGGGTTGAACCTGAAGAGAAAGTGTTGGGTTAATAGATAAAAAACTGGGACACAGAAAATCTACGTCCTAGCCTGAGTGTTTTCACTTATTAGCCATAAGAGCTTCGTGaactcttttctttaaatattagctACATGTTCATCTTTCTTGTGTACCCCACAGGGCTGATAGAAGAATGAAATGAGGCAatagatatgaaaatattttgtaaatttctatATAATCATAATATGATTAAATGTGGTTCAAGAGCCTCAAGAATATATCCCCAACTTTCCATCATCTCTTAAGATTGTTACGAAAACatcattttagaattaaaatttctttattaggCTCTAAGATGATTCTCCATTCCTCTTGGGCAAAGGTAGCTACCAggcctttccccctccccaaatatATATCCTCATGGACCAATTACAAAGAtgcaaattcctttaaaaataagcaattttttaaatttaaaaactagaacaAGGAGTTTTAAAATGGTTTCTCTCTGGTCCATTGTCAACAAAACAATCAGGAGAATGACCCTTTTATAATATAAATGGGCCCAGGTTACTCCTCTGTTCAAAACTTTCCAAAGGCTTCTCATCTAATGCAGAATTAAATGTCCTTGCTATGGTTTACAAGTTAGTGCAGAATCTGGCCCTCTGTTCATTCTCTTTGACTTCATCTCCAGCTCTCTTTCCCTGAATCTCTCTCCTGCAGTCAAACAAACCTTGCTGTTCTTTGAGCACAATCCTACCTTTGGGTCTTATAGAGAACTTGcgtccttctgcctggaatgctcttccttcaGCGATGGCTCATTCCCTCATCTCCATCAAGGTTTTGCTTAAAGAGTGCCTTCTTAGTGTGGCCTTCTCTGATTATcccatttaaattttaacaatgagatatcattgcTAACAAAACTTTGAGTGACTTAAAAGACCAAATTGGCTTTTGATCACAAAAATTTGATCACAAATCACATCTAGCAAATAGAAAGCAGCTCTGTCAATCTACAGACaaacaaaaggttttaaaaagcagacagggtgaagaaaaaaggaaattattagcaAATAATGCACTACTTTAGGCAAGGTCGCTCTCCTCAGGGGAACAGAAGAGGTCTGTTACTGAATTTCTTAGTGCTGACCAGAAAATTTCAGGGTTGGCTGATTAAAGGTTACATTTCTGAGGGAGGTTGAAACTTTGATTAGGTTAGGTATTAACTCTTGGTTTGCTGCCATAACGCCTAACCCAAGTGATTTCATTTTGGGCCCACTGTCTCCTTTGTAACTCCATTGTAGGCttattctgcctttttctttttatgaatgaatTAATGTTCTTTCCATATGTTTAGGAGTCTTTTCTGTATGTTATTTGCTTAtatcttttttgcttattttcctgtTGGGACGTTGTTCTATTCTTTTACTGTTTACAGAGCTATACACAATTAAGAAACAAACGTTGAACTGGCAAATAATGAAGTCTTAAAGATAGAAACATAGGATTAGTTAGTAAAGAAAAAGTAACTTGGGCTAGTGAAAAGGGTGGTAGATAgcgaattttttattttttaccattaaaGTTACTATCCTCAGCAAATCACTCCTGATTCTCaatcctcattttcttcccttgcaGAATTGGTAGTTGAAATGGTAAATACAATTCAATAATAGGATTGCCTTTCATTAGGGCCTAGGAGGGAGTTCAAGGAGAACTAGCTCAAGGCCCTAATGCAAATcccaagtaaatatttttagaccGACAATTGCTGAAtatctcacatttaaaaaaagtaggGCCTAAATCTATTCTTAGAAGGCCTGGTTTTACCTCTTATTTTACTgtatccacccccacccccctaaTTCTCTTGCAAAGGTGGAATCCTTGGAAAACTAGAGCTctttgcaatgaaaagaaaagcaggtcCTCATCCCAGACTTGTGTTTATACTAATCCCTATCGACTTCTCTCTGATATGTGAGTTTTTGCATAGTTATGCTATAAAATCATCTACTGAAAGGGAGAATGTGTGGAATTTAGATGtaatagaaaagaatttttgGTATAGTCATGCCTAAGCAGCTTGTATTAAACTAACCATtccatcaaaagtaactataaaatctggacaaaatgcttaaaacaaccatttgaAGACACTGGACAGCATTCAACACAGGCAAGACGTTGAGGGCTACAATTCCAAGAAGGTAGGGTCAAGGAGAGGACTTCCACATTCACCTTGGATGTTTTTCTCTGAGGACATTTGACAATTAACTGGGTTGGGGGAGTATGTGGATATGAAGTGtgtgggaaggaaagggaaaggcagCATAAAGTCTCAGCAGAAAGCGGTAGTTTTACCGAACTGAGGAAATCAAGGATTTGGTGTTTGTTGCTACCAAAGCAGCTGGGGTTTGAGAATCAAATCTTGAAGAGAAGAGGAACATAGAAGAGTGAAGCTCAAAATATGATCAATATCCCTTCAAGGCTTTTTTTGATTTCTAAGCCATTCATGTGTGAGATGAGATTTCAATAAATCTAGTAGGAAACGGAAACTGAGAGTATGAAGAGCTGAGCAGAAGTTTCCGGATTCACGGGATTCAAGGAGGACAGAAATAAGCAATTGGGCCCATTATGGTGAAAGGGACCTGAAACAATCCAGGCTAGAAGTTGACATCTCAGAAAGGCCATGTTCCTGGTGTAAGGGTCACGttacagaaagaagaacaaaactggtaTAAACTATTCTTACAACATCTAAAAATAGTCCCTACAGGAGATCAAAATAATCTGCCTCTGCTCTATCTACTGCTAGAAGAAAAGTGAACTTTTGTTGAGTTAGTATACCTATtatctttacaattttttaaatatagtgagTGTTCAGCTTTCAATTAAAAAGACAAGTCACTGTAAAAGAAAACTGGACAAATGATTACgaacagagagaataaataaacaaaacacacatgTTCACAGGTGATTGAGGTTTTAGTGAATACTAGAATGAACAATTATCTGAATAAAGCAAGTTTTTCTTAACCTGAAAATgtttaatacaatttttataaatttgtctaAGTAAGTTAAATACACTTTTGGGCTTTAATTGCCCAAGGGTATTTTTGATGAACATGTTTTATATTCTCAGAAATTTGTGCAGGGCCTTTTTCATGTCTTTGTTCCTAAGACTATAAATCAAAGGGTTAAGGAGTGGGGTCACAACAGAATAAAACAGAGTCACAATCTTCTGTGTTCCAGCTTTATGCTCAGTTATTGAGCTCCCATACATGACCAGTACTGAGCCATAGAACAGTGAAACCACAGCCAGATGAGACCCACAGGTGGAGAAAGCCTTTCTTCTCCCAGCTGCTGAAGGGACTTTCAATACAGCTCGTAGGACCAGAGCATAGGACCCCATGATgtagagaaagagaatgacaatgggcagaggacttaAAGTGGAAAAGACAAGCTCCATCATAGGGGCTTTTTTGCAAGCGAGTGCTAGAAGAGGGCCTGGGTCACACAGGAAGTGGTCGATAATCCTGGATCCACAGAAAATCATCTGGGAGACGATGACGATGGGAATCAAGAACCAGAGGAAACCAAGTGCCCAGCAGCTGACCACAAGATTAGTGCAGAGACGTCCTGTCATAAGAGTGGGATAATGTAGAGGCCGGCAGATGGCAAGGTATCGATCAAATGCCATAATAGCCAAGAAAAAGCATTCTGTACAacccaaggagaagaaaaagtagaactgGAGGAGGCATCCAGAGAAGGAGATGACTTTGGTGTTGGAGAGGAAGTTGGCCAACATGTTGGGGACAGTGGAGGTGACGTAGCAGATCTCTAAGAAGGAGAAGTTGGCGAGCAGGatgtacatgggggtgtggagtcTCTGATCCCAACGCACAGCACAGATGATGGAACCATTGCCCATGAGGGTCAGGAAGTAGACAATAGAGAagagcacaaagaggaggatctgcccctccctggggcaAGGGAAACCCAGGAGGATGAAGCCAGTGATGGTGCTGGAATTATTGGGAGTGTTGGAGATTTTCATGTGTCTGTGGGATGTGAAAGAACAAGGAAATATCAAATGACTGTGTATAGACAGATGGGGACTCAGATTTATATTCAAAccatctttgaaagaaaataaagacatatatccatagctatttttttttttttagaatttcttgtctttttttttttttttgaggaagattagtgctgagttaactgctgcgagtcctcttctttttgctgagaaagactggccctgagctaacatctgtgcccatcttcctctactttatatgtgggaagcctgccacagcatggcttgccaagcagtgtcatgtctgcacttgggatctgacccagcaaatcctgggccgccgaatgtgcacacttaaccattgTGGCACCAGGATGGCCCCTATagctactttttttcttaaaaattgaaatattgacCTGGGTTGCTTCTTTATTCTCGTTCATATTTTCACTATGTACTCAAGAAAACTTTTGGTCCGAATTGATAAGCTCTTGAAGAAGCATGTTGTAGAGATGTTTGAAGATTAATAGACTTTAAACTTAAGaatctatctatttatcatctatctatgtacCTATCTATCCATTCTCaccaaaatggaattttttccattttcagaaatGATGACATCATTGCAGTTGTGGCAGAAACTGTGTCAAACTATGTAACTATATAACAAGAGCTCATAGaactttttaaattccttcttttacGTGACTTTTGAAACTGGccttattttaaactaaatgatTAACGTGTCAGTTTAATTATATATACCAATTTCACGTGTAAAACAGATTGAATAGAGGAAATTAGCCTTAGTTTCTGTTGTGTTAAAGCAGCAATCCTAGCCATCCACAGTAGAACAAGGTGAAAGACTCATTAACAGACCATATTGAAACAGGTCTGTGCTTACCTGGAAAAGAGATATGAATCTGCCCAGTCTACAGTTATAGATATAATTCTATTCCAATAACGCACACTATGGGCACTATTGGTAACACAGAATTCTACATAGCAGTGGATTCTTAGGGGATGGAAAGCTAAAACTTTGTTCCATCACCCAGTAACTACTTGGAAGCATCTGAAGTCAGAGTAGCTTTTAAAGACAGAATATCTGCATGATGCCTTTGTTTTGTTCTAAATCAGAGTACCTTTGTTTAACAAATATGCACTCAAGCCTTGTAATCAATTAGAACCCTctgtaaataaatgtaaaattagcAACATAAAAAAAGTCTATGTTCTCCACCACTTCTTCTATGTTAAATccatattttgagtttttaaatttggcACAGGGACACAGGGAGTCTAATAATTTCTTACTAGGAATATTCGAGTTCTGAGAAACCTGTAGGACCAAGAGTAAAAGATGGCAACAGCAAGCTCACACCTCTTCTCAAGAATAGGTCATCTGTGTTGGAGGAGGAATACAATTTTGGTGgttgagggaggagaaaggaagagtaaTTATAACACAATAGATATTCTTTTAAAACCCTTTATGGGTCCTTTGGAACTCAGGATTCCCTGATGAGAGGGATGCCTGGGGCCAATAAAATCTCCACATATCTGTCAGGCCCTATTTTAATGCATATGATCGGAATCTATTTAGTGGACTCTGCTGTTGGTGTGGGGAAAGTAGACTAAGTTCTGGTGCCTGCTTTATGAACTTCCATTTCCCATGAGTCTTTTCTGTTTATTGCTTTTAAAGTCATTTGACTAGGGGCTCAATTAATTTCTGAGGCCACATCTTTATCTTTCATAAAAGGGAGTTGAAAACAGACAGCAGAAGagtctaatatttttttaaagtccctCTGCAGCAGCTTCACTCATGATCAAGGACATTAGGCATTGAGCCTTTTTTTTCAGCATATCCTGAcctttgtagtatgttttcaaaattatgttggAGTCACATGTGCCCATTGATTGCTAACATATAAAGAGGGACACAAAAGAAGAATTCTGCTATGTGTAAAGGACCTAGGTGAATTCTAAAAATGGTTAAGTCTGTAAATCTAGTACCaattcaaaagaaggaaactttattatgattaattaaaaacaattgaCACAAGGGGgttagcccagtggcatagtggttaagtccactcactctgcttccatggcagGGGGTTGGACAGTTCAGGCCCCGGACACCAACCTACGCACAGCTCAtgaaggcatgctgtggcaggcatcctgcatttaaagtagaggaagatgggcatggatgttagctcaggtccaatcttcctcagcaaaaagaggaggattggcagcagatgttagcgtagggctaatcttcctcaaaaaaaaattttttactaaTGATGATTAGGTATTTTTGACCAGGGCTGTTTTGCTGGTGAtcttgaaatttcattttaggaGTAAGCATCCACTTGACAGTCTAACAATGCACCCCTTTGATtaaatgttaagaattttttttttcatggcagAACTTATTTCAGTGtagtgtttcttcctttccttaacCCTCACATCTAATTCATCAGCAATTTATGTTAGTCTCCAAAATAAGTCCATATCCACTCACTTCTGTCTAGTTCGTTCCATCATCTTTTCTCCCCTAGACCACTGTGATGCTGTCCTACCAACACCTGTTTCCTCCCGGGCCTCTCTACAACCTGTTGTCCATGCTACAGCCACACAGactctttgaaaaagaaaaatcagataagTCCCTTTCCTTCAATTCAATTAGCTTCCCAATACACTCGGAATAGAATAAGACTCCTCTCAACATCCCCGAACTCATCTCATGATTCTATTAATCAAAGCCCCACACACCTTTATgtctcacacatacacatgcacagacacacacaaatgtaaaCTCTGTTGTGCAAAGGAGGCACACACACTCCACTAACATAAACActgcaaaatataaaacaggaTTTGACAAGTAATGTGTAGCAGGGAGTGCACTATCCACTGTTGTCTCCTGAGTCCACTGGGAGGTGTGTGTATTTGGACTATACTCATACTAGCCAGCATTTCAGTAGAGAGGGACATGCTTCTTTAATGCTCTACATCAGGGATcagcattctttttcttaaatattttaggcttgcagGACATATAGTCTCTGTCACACTTCCTCaccttttgttgttgtgtgaaaaTAGACAAAGACAATCCTAAAAGAATGCACATAGCTATATTCCAATGAAATTTTATGTcctctgaaatttgaatttcatataacttTCAAGTGCCACAGAATGTGATTCTTATATTaacttttaaacttaaattaaatatgtaaaaattcttaGGTCACTGGCCATAcgaaaacaggcagcaggccagatttTTCCCATTGGCTATAATTTGCTGAACTCTGCTCTACGCATTTATAGTGACGGGAAAGCAAGGACCATCTATTTGACTGTGGAACAATGGACACTTCTTGGTCAAGAAAGGGAGAGGACCTCGACAAGTCAGCAGTCAGAAATCAGTCTGTTCTGCTAAGCTAAGTGATATGTTGGGCCAGTTTTGAACTATATTACAACAATGAGTTTCCAAAGCCAACAGGATTTGCCTCTGTCTCAACACatgcacacccccccccccacacacacacgcatgcacgcacaTACTCACTCATGCATGCAC
The DNA window shown above is from Equus quagga isolate Etosha38 chromosome 2, UCLA_HA_Equagga_1.0, whole genome shotgun sequence and carries:
- the LOC124235947 gene encoding olfactory receptor 11G2-like yields the protein MKISNTPNNSSTITGFILLGFPCPREGQILLFVLFSIVYFLTLMGNGSIICAVRWDQRLHTPMYILLANFSFLEICYVTSTVPNMLANFLSNTKVISFSGCLLQFYFFFSLGCTECFFLAIMAFDRYLAICRPLHYPTLMTGRLCTNLVVSCWALGFLWFLIPIVIVSQMIFCGSRIIDHFLCDPGPLLALACKKAPMMELVFSTLSPLPIVILFLYIMGSYALVLRAVLKVPSAAGRRKAFSTCGSHLAVVSLFYGSVLVMYGSSITEHKAGTQKIVTLFYSVVTPLLNPLIYSLRNKDMKKALHKFLRI